ACCCGGCCTGCTCCATTAATACTATTCCCGGAAATACCAAATCCCGGAGAACTTGCATCCATGACCAGAAACACAGTAAACGGTTTTCCCGCCAGATGAGTATTTACAAATTTCTCAATTGCAAGAAGGCTGCTTTTCCCATCGAAGCAAACTGCCGGCATTCCATTCAAACCTTTCGGATTGAAAACCGGCGGTGTAGACAATGTCCCGTCAGGAAGTGTTGTGCTCACCGCCCGCAGTTCCGGTCCCGCCTTTGATGGCCAAATAATTACCGGTGCTCCCGCATCTTTCATTCCGGATAAGCTTTCCGCAGATATCCAGAGCTTCAAGTTCGTACGCAAAGACTCTGCATCAGGCAATATCTGTTGCTCTATGTCTACACGTGAAAAATACCCGGTAGCCACAGGCCCCGATATCCCTTCTGAAGAAAAATTTCTGGCTTTCAAGCATACATTATCGTCTACTCTCAAAATTTTTTCATATAACAGGGAATCCGATTCAGGGTCGGATCCGTCCAGTGTATATCGAGTGACGATATTTGAGGTACTGATCCCGTCAAGTTTTATTTTTAACTGCGGAGAGAAATAATCCTCCCATTCGACTTTAATTTGCGGCTCCCAAAGAGTTCCCTCTGCAGCAGCCTCCGGTTCTATGATCAGCACCCCCCACGGATGCAACGCCGGAATATTAATATTAACCTTGCGTCCTGATGCAAGGACGGAAACTTCAGAAAGAAGAGCGAAATTTTTTGTTATCCGCGCTTGCTCATGAACAGTTTCGTTAAACGGTGCAGGTACCGCTAACGATACACGCACGGGGCAATCTCCAAAAAACCGTATTGGGTCAATAACAGCTGTAAAAGCTTCTCGATTGTCCGCCCAATCAACCAAATGGATCACCACAGGGGCGGTTGGATCTCCGGGTTTAGCCCGGACAAATGCATACGTTTCACAAGATCCGCCTCTCAATGTAATCGGAGGATTATTTTTATAACGTTTGTCATCCAATCCCTTTCCCCAATATGCAGCATTTTCGTAGCCATCTAAATATTTTGTTATACTTCGTACAAATCCATATAAATCCCCAAATTCACTTGGCTCAGCAAAATAACGAGGTTGCAAATCTCCAAGCCACACATCCCATGGGACAATCATATGTTGTCCCGTTGCATAGGCAGTAGCAATCGTTCGTCGATAGTAATCCTGCTCGGTTGTACGATAAGTGTAGACTTGAGACATTTTCAGCCGGATGCTGTCTTCCATATTTTTTATCATCCCTTTTGGAGTCGGCATATCAATTTCTGCAATACCATAATCAAACAGATTGTAAGGAAATCCCCAAACAATACTCATGTCCCATGTAATTTCCCGATTATTAGAAGACCATGGAATATCACACCCAGCATATTCATTAACCCATGCGCGCATATCTTCATAAAAATGACGAACAGATTCAGTCTGGAAAACAAGCATATCCTTCTCTAGATCATACCCTTTTTCTTTTGCCAGCTTCCGGCATGCCTCACACCAGCATGCGCCAAAATCAATGGCACGAATATTAGCAAGCGGATCGTCCATTTGGAAAGAATCGGCACCGCCGTCTATCATGATTTTTAACTGTTCTTTATATGCATTCCGATAATCCGGGTGGTTGATACATCCCTCCCATACTTCACGGGCAGCCCATCGCGGTCGTGCTGTATAATCCCCATTTTTAGCACGCAATCGTCCCTTTAAGCGCACCTCCGGCTCATCAGGACTGTCTGGAACAATTGTATTCACAGCACCGCCGAAATTATACCCTAGTGAACGGCATTCTTGTATCCACTCAGCATCTGTTGAATAGACCCAGTCCAGCCTTGTCGAAAAAAAACCGGCAGCCTCATGAAGAGTATGATGAGGATCACCCGGGGTTCGGGGACGTCTCCACCTGCTTGAAAAACAAACATCACTATATTTTGGTAATCCCTGCCTGACCTCCCGATATTGTGCAATTTCAAACATTTTTGCATCAGGCGGAAACTGGATTCCTTGGACACCTACCAGCAGAGCGCCATCAAATGATGACGTATCTACTATTATTTCTTGTAATGAAAGTGCATCTATTCGCCATTGCCGCTGAGAAGAAACTCCGCTTCCTTGACTGGCCCAAAAATAAATCCGAAATTCGACTTTTCCGCTTATTTTATGGAGTGCTTCAATCCCTGTCATATCAATCATGTGGGTTGTAAATTCATTTGATTTATCATTTTCTGCCAAAGGAATTTTTCCCTTAGCAATCGCCAGAGAAAAATTGTCAAGATTAGAATAAATCGAAAAGTTATCGGGAGCGTATAATCCTAATTCTGGACGACGAAGAGTATAAAAATTTAAAATTGATAACGAGCGGGGTTCTTCTTCAGGAATAGATATTTCGAACCAGATATAATCATTGTTTTGAATCGCGAGAGTTTCTGTTATGGCATCAAATCCGCTATTGCTGAACAATAATGATTTTGTCCCCTCACTTTTGACTGCAGAGTAAGAGCCTTGATTGACACCTTTTCCAAAAGAAAAATTTCCAGCAATACTATTCGTACCGTTATCGAATGAATTTAAATTGTCGTTAAATCCATAGAAAACCACGACTTTTGCTTGTGCAAGCGTTGAAGCCAATAACACCGCACTGATTGTTAGCAATATATTACGCATAAGTACAATATCCTCTCATGATAAATCTATTTTTCGTTAGTTTTTTCTTTATTTTA
This DNA window, taken from Dehalococcoidales bacterium, encodes the following:
- a CDS encoding FN3 associated domain-containing protein encodes the protein MRNILLTISAVLLASTLAQAKVVVFYGFNDNLNSFDNGTNSIAGNFSFGKGVNQGSYSAVKSEGTKSLLFSNSGFDAITETLAIQNNDYIWFEISIPEEEPRSLSILNFYTLRRPELGLYAPDNFSIYSNLDNFSLAIAKGKIPLAENDKSNEFTTHMIDMTGIEALHKISGKVEFRIYFWASQGSGVSSQRQWRIDALSLQEIIVDTSSFDGALLVGVQGIQFPPDAKMFEIAQYREVRQGLPKYSDVCFSSRWRRPRTPGDPHHTLHEAAGFFSTRLDWVYSTDAEWIQECRSLGYNFGGAVNTIVPDSPDEPEVRLKGRLRAKNGDYTARPRWAAREVWEGCINHPDYRNAYKEQLKIMIDGGADSFQMDDPLANIRAIDFGACWCEACRKLAKEKGYDLEKDMLVFQTESVRHFYEDMRAWVNEYAGCDIPWSSNNREITWDMSIVWGFPYNLFDYGIAEIDMPTPKGMIKNMEDSIRLKMSQVYTYRTTEQDYYRRTIATAYATGQHMIVPWDVWLGDLQPRYFAEPSEFGDLYGFVRSITKYLDGYENAAYWGKGLDDKRYKNNPPITLRGGSCETYAFVRAKPGDPTAPVVIHLVDWADNREAFTAVIDPIRFFGDCPVRVSLAVPAPFNETVHEQARITKNFALLSEVSVLASGRKVNINIPALHPWGVLIIEPEAAAEGTLWEPQIKVEWEDYFSPQLKIKLDGISTSNIVTRYTLDGSDPESDSLLYEKILRVDDNVCLKARNFSSEGISGPVATGYFSRVDIEQQILPDAESLRTNLKLWISAESLSGMKDAGAPVIIWPSKAGPELRAVSTTLPDGTLSTPPVFNPKGLNGMPAVCFDGKSSLLAIEKFVNTHLAGKPFTVFLVMDASSPGFGISGNSINGAGRVPRFCLSSCSMVYGEILPQTHIRYAAATPAVYTFGHNGIQSGYVWVGDEKKGERHDWPVIDLFGSNGSLAVPFAADNRGQSGALAEIIIYDRLLTDSEREGIQIFLAEKANLSQIRQWN